GCGGATCGTGGAGGCAGGAGTGGGATCTGTGGGGTCTTTTCCTGTGTTCTCCAGTAGGATCTGGCTCCATAAAGGGCCGGATCCCGGCAGGGATCGGGTGTGAAGTTGGAAGAGCCGAGGCAGCTCCTCCTAAAGAAGTGGGGGAAAAAGAATTTGCTGCTGATTTTCTGGAATTTTAAACAAAGGGATTTTTGTTCCGACCAGAGCCCGGAGCTGACGGAATTTCAGACGGGAAAATCAGGCCTCTCCAGCCAAGCCTGCACTTGTCAAAACCCCCAATTCCTAAAACCTCCCGGctaaaaccccctaaaaatGAGGGGGAGGCACAAATAATCCCCCTAATTAAGAGATTTTTGTCTTAATGAGCTTCAGCTGTTGCGGTAATTGCTGCCATTGTTTTCCCGGCGTTGTTTTTATTGGACAACGATTGGTTTGATTGTGGCGATAACGAATTGTCCTGGTTTGGGACATGAAACCCTAAATCCTGGAACGATCGGAATTAGGGGTGCTCAGAAAATGtagatttatttttcacagcTGCTGAATTTAATGCTTTACTCTCCAAAAAATATTGGAACGAAGCGATTTTTGGTCAAAATaatcctgtttaaacctggggAAAACTCCCTAAAACTGGGGTGTTTCTGGAGTTGGGATGGTTTTCCCTACAATTTCCAAGGAAAGGAGAGgttttcagaggagaaaagtGGGGACCTGCTGGTGCCACCTGGTTCTTTTTGGGTCTCAGCTGGACTCCCCTTGGCGGAGGGTGGGGGTTCACCCTCGTGGGGGTTTTaggagcagattttggggtcccataATAAAACCAGGGCCCTGGTGCGGCCCCGGGGGCTGCTTTATTGGGTGTAATTCTCCCCAAATCAGTGAAGCTGGAGCCGTTCCCAACCCACccgtgtcacctgctccaggtgacacCGTCctggcaggagggctgggctgaggtcccttccaaccccgaatcttctgggattctgggatatTTAATCCCTTTATCAAGCTGAGATTTGACCTTGATTTTGCCTTCCTTCCCCCAGGTGTTTTGACTCGCTGCTGCTGCGTTTCCCTAAAAAACCTGGGATTTGCTGGGACAGGGAGCCAGAGCTGCCCCTGCCCCATTCCaggccccaaatccctggggAATCGGAGCTCGGACAGGTCACACCTGAGCTCCAGAGAGCTCCAAACCTCTCCTCACCCTCGGTGTGGCTTTGGGGCCGCACCCGGCTATTATGGGGTGGCCACACCTGTAATTTTGGCTCCTCTTTCATCTCGCAGGAGTTCAACTTGAAAGGGTGACCCAGGGAGGGCCCCGAGGTGCTCGGGGAGTCACGGAACAGCTCAGGAGGGGGAAGTGCCGAGGTTTGAAGGGCGGCACGAACCTCCTCGGCTGCAGTTCCGGATTTTTTCAGCCTCTTGAGAGCAGAACCTGGAGCTGAGGACAGAACTTTCTGTCCCCTCCTAAACACACCCCGCTTCGAACCACTGACCGTGAGAAGAGCGGGGCGTGGGCGAGTTTTGATGCtgaatcacaaaaaaaatcccgcAAATCgctgcttttctgctctccCCCACAGGTCTGAGGGCCCTGCTCCGCCATGCACTACCCCGGGGAGCGCTGCACCCCGCTGCTCCTGCCGGGCCCCAAATTCATCACCGAGACCCTCCCGCAGTGCCCGGCGCACGCCGAGGCCTTCGCCAACACCTGCCACCCCCTGAGCATCACCAAGAGCCCGGTGCCGCGCTGGCACAGCTGTCCCCAGGCGCTGCCCCCCGCCACCCAGGTGTCGCTGGTGCCGTGCCAGCCGCTGGTGCAGAAGTGCGTGGTGCTCTACCCGGAGCCCTGCGAGACCACGCGGCTGCTGCCGCGCCTGGAGCCCGTCCCGAGGGGCGCCGGCCTCACCCAGACGCTGCCGGCCTTCGAGAGGCCCCGCGGCGACAAGAAACGCGTGGCCAGGAGCCTCCCGCCCTgcgccccgcgctgccccgaGCCGGGCCGGCTGCGCTTCCCCCCGTGCGGCATCCGCTCCTCGGCGTCCTGCCGGGGCGAGTGCCGCTCGCACAAGGTGGCCAAATGCCCCTCGCGCTGCGCCGAGCTGTGCGCGCCGCCGGGGCTGACCAGCGGCTACTCGCTGCCCCTCCGCGGGGTCACCGAGTGTCCCCCGCAGCAGAGCTTCGGCCACTCCTTCCTGCAGGAGTACCTGGGCGGTGTCGCCCCGCACCGCTGCTCCAAGGGGTACCCGACGCAGGAATGCGTCACCGGCTACTCCTCGGAGCAGCGCCTGAGCGCCGCCAGGAGCGGTGTGGCCGTCAAGGAGACCAAGGAGTGTCCCCCGCACAAACCGGTGGCCAAGGGCTCGCTGCTGCACGAGGGGACCAAGGCCAGGAGCTCCTCCGCGCAGCACCTGAGCAAGTCCCGCTGTCCCCACCCCCGCGGGTCCCCGCGCCCCTCCCGCCTGTGCTCGGCGGGGGCCAAGCGCTCCGGGCACTCCAAGAAAAGTCGCTGCGCTTCCAAGTGGCTCTGgtgagggaggagcaggagcggccGGGAATCCCGCAGCAGATGGAGCAGCGGGCTCGGGGGGGGTCCCCCCTCCATTCCCAGTCCTACCCCCCAAGCCTGGTTTTACCCCTTATCGTGCCCGTGTTAAGCTCCCAGAGTGAATCCCCTGTTTTATTTGACCCCAAATTCGGATTTTCCAGCACCAGGAAGGTGTTGGGGAGAGGTTGAGGAGCTCTGAGCCACTTGGAACCTGCACCCAGCGCCTTCGTGACAACGTTTGCACCCTGTTTTTACTGTTGTGGGATCAATCCTACTCTGGTTGTGCCACTCACATTAAACTCAGGTTGCAGCTGATTCCTGCTCTCTGCCTGAtttattttccatcttttaAACTCTTTTTAATTCctgcttctggaaaaaaaatttccctgTTGTTACACCACTCCTTTGCATAAAATAAGGGAAATAATCCCAATTTTAGGGCTGGGCTCACTACCACGGGTTTACTGTGGGAAGGGAATGATGTTCCTCACAGGAATGTCTTCCCAGAATTCAACCTGAACTTCCCCCCGTCAATCTGAACCCgttcccccttttcctggaaCTCCCTGGAAGACCCTTGGAAAAATCTCTCCCCATGTTCCCTGTGGCCCCTTCAGGCCCTTCAAGGCCACAGTGGGGTCAACCCAAagtttctccaggctgaacattcccagttccctcagcctttcctcccagcaggaggaaaaaaaaatgggggagagGGGATGGATCAGCAGCAAAAGGTTGAATTGTAAAAATCTGAGCTCCTGATTCCATGGATTTGCTCCCGATAAGGGAGTTGTGCTGAGAGGATGAAATAAAAACCCATTGTCCCAAAAAAGCTGTGGAATTGTGCCGTAATTCCGCTCTCTCCACGTGAGGACGATCCTCGGCCTCTCCCGCTGCCCTTTTCCTGCCTCATCCAGAGGTTTTTTCCCGGTGGGATTTGCCCCTGGAAAGGTCAAGAGAGCTGGAAAAGGCCACGGGGAACCCCAAAAGTACCGCggggcgctgctgccgcctggtgggGACGGAGGCGAAGCGCGGCAGGAATTCCATcctcatcccattcccaaatccccgtTCCCGATTCCTAAAGGAGTTCCCTGCTTCCAGAAATCAATTTTGATGGATTCTCCTTTCTACGAGGAAAACTGGGAGGTTAAAATGAGTTCcctctctggggggggtttggatGCTCTGCAGTTTAAGCGGCACAGGAATAAAAATTCCAAATTTTCCAGAggtttttgctggttttaagGAGGAAggctccaagcaggagcctCCAAGAGATCCATGAGCTGCGTGGAATTATTATCAAAGGGCATGAAATAGGAGTTTCACCATATTCCCAGAAATCTGCAGAGCTCGATGGGATCAGCCTCAACTGGGAAGGAGGAATTCAAACGctgattttctttggaaaactcCGTGAGAACCTGGAATTGTCTTTTGGGGCGGGATGAGGGAAATAATCCCGATAATGAGGTTCCCACGCACCGAGGGGATATAAAAACCTATCAGAAATATTCACGAGGAATTTATGCATGCAAAGTGTTTTATCCTCGTAATGTAAATAACAAATTATCCCAGAAAAAGTTCCTCAGGGCTCGGAGCAGCTCTGGAATATTCCCTCTTGGATGCAAGTGCCTCTTCCACAGATAAACAGGATGTTGTTCTCCAGCCCGACTCCAGGTGGTTTGCACATTCCTGAAGCAAAACAACTGATTTCGCctcaaaaatcaccccaaaactggctctgaagcagctcctgctcagcctgggggAATTTCTAGGGGGGGGGAATTGATTCCCAGGAATTTCCAGCTGGACACGGGGAAGAATTTCATCCCTGAGCAcaggaacagattgtccagggAATGTTGGAATCCCTCTCAGTGGGGATATTCCAGAGCCATCTCGAAAGTCCCGTGCCAGCTTTGAGGAgggccccttccagcctgacccattccggaattctgggattctcgCAGCTCCGAGGATCCACCCAAATCCTCAGAAAATCAGCAAAAAGCCACGAAATTCATCCATTTTCCAGCATCCACAGGATTACAATTTTTCCTCTTATTTAAGTCTCCCTCGAGGCACTTTTAGCCCAaggaaatttgggattgggCTTGGAGCGAGCTGGGATAGcaggaagtgtccctgcccatggaagaggGTTGGAATGGGATCAGATTTAatccccttcccacccaaaccatcccaggaTTGGAAATCCAGGCAGAAAGGGTGAAATCACCTCTGGAATGAACTTTTCCTGCAAAAACCCGAAGGGAACCCTGGGGGACGTAACAggaattcccatggaaaatgGAATAACGAGGGtaaacaaccccaaaccaatTAAGAGTAATTAAGATTATTACACATGAGGGGAGGGCAATTAAAACCTGGCACCCAAAGGTTGCCTCAGCTTCCTGGAAGTTCGGGAGTTCTTATAAAACTCCAAGGATTCGGGGCTCCCCTGGCCATTCCCATTGATTCCTTCCAGGAATTTTGGTAAGTCCCTCTCACCTCTGTTCAATAATTTGGGGAAAACGAGCTGGGGCTTCACGGGAATTCTGTGGCTCCAAAAATTCCAAGGGAGATTCTCTGCTGGGAATTGTTTCATTGGATATTTGGGGTGAATGCAGCCTTAAAAATGTATCCATGGGGATTGGAATTCTTGttaaaatcccccccaaaaaatctgctGGAATGTTGTTACTAATTAACAATAAATAACTGCAGCTTTGATTTTAATTCCGGTGGGATTTGGATGAGTTTGTCACCAAATCATGGAAtattttgggatggaagggattttaaaggtCAGGTCATCATAAATCAGGATGCTCAGTAACATTGTATCCATGTTTTTCATCCAAAAATTGGAGAAAAACTGAgattttccttccccccccccccaaattttatTATTCATACATCAAATCTATTTTCTATGGgataaaaagggaggaaaatcttctttccttcttttcctgccAGAATGATCCAAACCAGAGCCCATTTTCCCTAAAAAGTTGTTTCTCCCCAGTTTCCAGCTGGCCAGGGAATTTCTTTGGTGCAAAACTCCAATTTTTGGGAAGAAGAAACTCCAATTCCGTTGCTTTCCCACCCAAAAACTTTGGGAATTCTCTGCAAAGAGCATTTGGTCTCCATGGAAACCCCCATGAGATAAATAATGGGATTCCCCTGGACTTTTCCAGCGGAATCTTTGGAGAGAAACAGGAATTTGGTGACTTCACCCAACACCTACCTCCGAAGGAGCCTCTGGAAGAGCCTGGATTCCCCCAGGGACAAAATGAAGGGATTTTTATTGGGAATCATCCACATCCCACAGCTTTTAACCCTGACAGGTTAAATCCCAGGATATATTCTGGAATTAATTCCACAAAAAGGTGGATTCAGtgtccaggggaaaaaaaaaattgggcaCCAAAATTCCCTGTGGAGTTCTCGGCTCTCTGGACTTCATCTGGAGGTCCCTGGAGGAAagattttcccaggaattccggGAGAATGGCACGGAAATCACGGATTTCGGGGCTGTCAGGGGGAAGGAACCGCTCCGGACGTGGATCCGGAGCTGGGAGCGATCCCAGGCTCTGGAATCTGCTCTGGGTAATTATCCCAGCGAGGGCTGGGCAGGCTGAGATAAACAAAtcatcccgggaagggatggaaaatcatggaattgtgGAGTGGATAGAGccagggtggggttttttgggaaggttgaggggggaaaagaggaaaagctggaattGAGCTGGGAGTTTGGTTTAAaagtagcattaaaaaaaattaaataatttaaaagaaacagaattaaaaattaaataattttttaaaaaaacccattgaaagttaaaataaaaaattttaaaaaatttaagaaacaaaattttaaaatgaaatgaaaatgtaagagcaacatgaaaaattaaatggtttctttaaaaataaaatgaaaaaagtaaACGAAATTTTAAAGAATACAATCCACGTGAAATGAaattcaaaaaaacccagtgaAAATTAGATagagtttttaaaaacaaaaatttaaaaaaaatgaatgacatttaaaacaatacaatgaaaattaaatagaatttaaaaaaataaaactaaaaatacgcctcaaaatttaaaagtaacatttaaaaaaattaaaccaaaaacACGATTCTAAAATGGAATCcacttcaaaaaaagaaaagaaatattcactAGGGGGTTTCCCCACCTGGGATTTACGAATAAATAGCAATAAACTGCGTAATTCCAAGAGGTTtttgctgctctggctgcaggttctCCGGCTTTTCTCCCAGATGTGTTCGGAATTCCAGGGGCGCTGCCCGCAGCCAGCGgcctccagctccagccatccctgGGTGGTTTCCTGCGGCGCTTCCCGAGTCATCATCTTCCCCCCTCCCGTGCTCGTGACATTCCCGGGGCCCATCCTCAGCACCTGCCCGCAGGAGATGGTGCTGGGATCCTCGGGAACGCCGGAGGGAGGAGCGGGAACCTCCCTGAGATCCCAGGGAGCGGAAACGCCGCGAGCCGGGGAGTTCGTGCCGAAATTCAGCTCCAGGCCCATCCTCAGCGTGGACCCATGGGAGGCCTCGGGAATGCTGGAGAGAGGAGTGGGGACCTCCAGAACCTCCCTGAGATCCCTGGGAGCACAAATCCCGCGTTCCGGGGGGTTGGTACCGAAATTCAGCCCCCGGCGGGCGTCGCGCTGCTCCTACATCTTTAATTCCCGTTGGATCCATCCCTGCAGGAGAAGCAGCTGCGGGAGCCAGCAGCCGCCTGGGAACGGGAGCCAGGAGGAAATTCCAGAGCTGGAAAAGCCAGGAATGGAAAATGAGGATGcagcaaaggaggaaaaagaggtgTTGGAAGTGTGACACAGACCCAAGCGCAATCCAAAGGCTCTGGAGACTCCTCCAAAGCAGATTTGGGAATTTGAGTTCAGCTTAAGTTGGGGTTTTTaaggttgggggtttttaagttgggttttttcccctcagacaTTCCCAAGCAGCGGAATAAAGCCATTAAATTCCCTTTTCTCCAAATTTTGGAATAACCTGACACTCGAAATCCGGTTTGTGGGAGCAATTTGTTCCTTTTCCGTGGTTTTCCAGAGAAATCCAGGCAGGCACTGATTGGGGAACACCCCAAATGTGGTCAGACCTGACAAAGCCTTTCCCTGCCAGGCCTAATTAAGCCTGGCTTAGCTTTTATGGGAATCACTCATCAGgaaattcccttttccctgggatAAACACAAACACAATCCCGTCACTGCTTCCTGGCTTTCACTTTCACTGCAGGGAAgtcaggaaagggaaaaaaattgatctCCTTATAactaattttaataaaaaggggaaaaaaattctggaaattaattcattttatataaaaattaacACCTTGGAAACCTTTGCccagaaaaatgcagaattttccatccctggaagtgtcccaggccaggctggatgggcttGGAataacctgggatagtgggaggtgtcctttGCCCGTGAGTCTGGATGATCCCACCCCAACcattccaaaattccaggaggAAAGTGAAGAATCTTCACCTGGATCTCCATCCTTTActccatattttattttattttattttattttattttattttattttattttattttattttattttattttattttattttattttattttattttattttattttttaatttcatttcattttagcCTCGTTCTTTCCCTTCCCATTAAAATTATTCTGCATTATCCCAGTGGTTTCCTCGTTTCTTTTTCCAGGGAAATTTTCCTAACTGGGAAAGCTGGataaatcccaaatccctgggttttttggggctggGGAGGTTTGAGAGCTGCCCTTGAACAACTGGAATTTTGGAattcctccccaccctcagGATGGGCTCCTCTTTCAGGGACCAGCCCCAGTTCAGGGGGTTTTCCcttcagagggaaaagggattGTGGAAAACTCGTCAGGAATGTTAAACCAGCTCTTAAACATCCGGGAAGCAGAATTCCAACCTCTGAGGACATTTTTACCATGTTTTTGCTGGATTTCCCTTCCTCTGCGCCCTTCTCTGTGCTCCTCCACCTCACCTGGCCATCCCTGTGCGAAACCAGAGGTTTCTCCACCCTCCCAATTCCCTGCAAACCCGTTCCTGCCAAAACAATCCCCTCAAATATTCCCTGCCTatccatatttaattttttccctttgcattttgGGAACTCCCCTAAATCCCCTTGTTTATCCGGCCCCCATTTGCATGTGCCCCACTTTCCTGATCCCGTTCCTGATCCCGGCGATGATGCAACGATCCCAATATCTGGGAAGATCAGCCTGTGAGCCGTGGCTCGGCCTCCCCGCGCCGGCGGCAGCTCAGAGATCCCACATTTCTTGTTTGGCTCACAGGAGAAAGGTTGGGAAAACTCCAGCAATGAGGTCACGGGTGGGGCAGACCCCAAAACATCGGGATTGACTCATCAGCTCCAGCGGCTCCACCCCATCCAGCTCGAGGAGTTGGACAATCTCCAGTTCCACACGGGGCTCAGGAAGAAGAGGAATGGAAATTGTTccttttttagtttttcttttttcttcaaggAAGATCCCAGAATTATTGAGGTTGGAAAACATCTCCAAGGttgagtccaagctgtgcccgatcCCAGAATGATGTCCAGGAATCCctcggacacctccagggatggccactccaaccctccctgggcagcccctcccAAGGCCTGGCCACCCTTTCCAGGACGGGATTTTCCCAAATACCCAcgctgaacctcccctggcacagctcgaggccgttccctcttgTGCTGGCCCCGTTCCCCGGGatcagatcccaaatcccccctggaagagccccaaattcccccttttctcctaaCTGAAGTTTTTGGAGAAGAACCATTGGAGAAGAGCTTTTCCACCAAGAACTCAGACCTGGATTCCTTTTGGATCATTCTGATCCCCTTTGGATCAATCTGATCCCTTTTGGATCCAGCTGATCCCATTTTTTTCCGCAGTCTGAACCCCAGAGACCTTGTTTGGGTTCATTCCATGTTTTTTTGCCCCAACCAACCCTCAACATTCTCCACTCATCTGCCTAAGcctattattattaatattaatatattgattaaaattatttaaaagatattaaaaaataaagttaataTCATTATTTTGATTTGCAGCCTGGAAAACCAAGCGTGCATCAGAAAATCCTGGATTTTCCTGccaatttgctttttttccctgctttttcctccttttcccgcTTCCCACAAACCCATCCCACCTTTTTctctcccagtgttcccatggTTTTTTATGGCCTTGCACAGGGGGGCTCGGCTGTTTCTTCTGATTTTCgtggaatcccaggatggttcaGGATGGAAGCGAGCTCCAGGATGATCCAGATCCCTCGTTCCCTTTCCGATATCCCACCCCACAACTGCTCCTCAGAGGTCTTTCCCTTTCCCCGCTCTTGGCCCAGTAAAATTCTCATTTATTAGGGGAAAACTGGTGCCCAAAAGTGACCCAACCTGCCCAAGGCTGCTCCATCCAGAGGGAAGATCTGAGGCTGGGACACACCCAGTTATTAATAGGATTATTCCTGATAACCTGTCATTATAGTCCCAATATTGCAATATTTGGGATGAGGTCAGGGAGGCCAAGTCTTGGCTCAGACCCAGGGGAAGGGATGgggctgcttttcctccttAAATCCCTTTTCAGGCCTAAAAATcataaaatcctggaatggtttcgGTTGGGAAGGTCCTTTAAGGTCATCTTATCCCAGCTCCTTTCCATTATCCCAGGATAATCCAACTGggccctggacacttccagggatggggcagccacagcttctctgggaaatccattccagggcctccccaccctcacagggaacaatttcttccctaaatccaacctaaatttcccctttttcagcTTGAACCCATCTCCCTTTTCCCATAACCACGATTCCTGGTGAATTCCAGCAGCAAGGAGAGTGCTGGAATTTCTGACAGATTTTATTCAAGCCGAGCCTTTGGCCTTGTTGATCTGGACTAATCAGTGCTGTACAAATCTTTGCATCTGGAAAATTTCCAATATTTCCCCTGGATAACAAaactgcacttttttttttctgggaaaatttccttttccccccttaaATCCAACTAGAAATTCATTTTACAGGATTTTGTGCCACCAGCTCCAGGTTTAATCCTTGAAGAAAGTCAAAGGAAGCTGCCAGATTTTCTTGCTGAGATGAGCAGCTTTAATGAGGCAATGGAGGCAAATGAAGATTTAATTAATATCTTTCTCATTAATGGATGATTAAATTGGGTCTTAGCACCACGCCTCGGTGAGCCATGGGGCGATACAGGAATGGGAATTCGCTCTGTGGCATTGGCTCATTCCACAGGTGCTAATGAAGTATTACAATTAATTCTTTTGCAAGGGTGGAACTTCTAAGAtgccccaaataaccccaaattcacccatgAGCATCCACCTTCCTGAGGAGCAGATCCTGCCGCTCTTTAGAACCCCAGGATCCCGGAGGCTGGAAAAGAATTCCAGGATCagcgagtccaagctgtgcctggTCCCCACCTGGACACCCAAACCAACGTCCAGGGATCCctcggacacctccagggatggccactccaaccctccctgggcagcccctcccAAGGCCTGGCCGCCCTTTCCAGGAGGGATTTTCCCaaatatccaccctgagcctcccctggcacagctcgaggccgttccctcttgtcctgacCCCGTTCCCTGCGATCAGAGCCCAAATTCCCCCTGGAAGAGCCCGAAATTCCCCCTGGATCCTCCTTTTCTCCGggatgagcccccctcccctccctcaggACTCTCtattcccttctcctgctgct
The nucleotide sequence above comes from Aphelocoma coerulescens isolate FSJ_1873_10779 chromosome 25, UR_Acoe_1.0, whole genome shotgun sequence. Encoded proteins:
- the LOC138098433 gene encoding uncharacterized protein, coding for MHYPGERCTPLLLPGPKFITETLPQCPAHAEAFANTCHPLSITKSPVPRWHSCPQALPPATQVSLVPCQPLVQKCVVLYPEPCETTRLLPRLEPVPRGAGLTQTLPAFERPRGDKKRVARSLPPCAPRCPEPGRLRFPPCGIRSSASCRGECRSHKVAKCPSRCAELCAPPGLTSGYSLPLRGVTECPPQQSFGHSFLQEYLGGVAPHRCSKGYPTQECVTGYSSEQRLSAARSGVAVKETKECPPHKPVAKGSLLHEGTKARSSSAQHLSKSRCPHPRGSPRPSRLCSAGAKRSGHSKKSRCASKWLW